CAGGCGCGATGCAATTGATACGGATTTGGTGCGGGGATAGCTCCCCTACAAGAGCCTTGGTCAACTGAATCACCCCGGCTTTCGAAGCGCTATAGCCCGTGGATCCCGCGCTGAGGCAATTCTGGCCGTTGACACTCGAAATATTGATAATCGAACCGGGGATTTTCCATGCCTTCATGTGACTAGCAACCGCCTTAGTTATATGCCAAAGACCAGTCAGGTTTGTTTGAATATTGGCTTCAAAACTCTCTTCGGGGACTTCATTGAAGATAAAAGTTTTTTGGGCAACGCCAGCATTGTTGACTAAGATATCAATGCGTTCGCCCTGGTTAGTCAGACGCTCTATCGCCGGATAGATTTGTTCTGGCTTAGAAATATCCAGAATCAGCAGGTCTACTTGGCCGCCTTGAGACTGCAGCTCGGCTTTAAGTATTTCGAGTTGTTCCTTGCGCCGTGCCGCAATAATTACTTTGGCGCCAGCTTTAGATAAGCATTTAGCAAAACCCCAACCAAGGCCACTAGACGCTCCAGTTATAAGAGCAGTTTTTCCGGACAAGTCAAAAAGTGCCTGAGTCATGCTTGAAATGGCCTCGTATTAAACATGTTTGCCAATGAGCTGAACAATTTCTGGGAACGATTCTTTGACCCGGTCTCCACCGAAATGGCCTTGGTCGCTATATTCAAAATACTCGGGAGCTAACATGTCTCGAATATGGCGCGGTTCCTCAATAGGAATCCACGGGTCGTCAGTTGAGGCAAACAGAGCAACCCAGCTTTGATTTTGCTTAATCGCTGCCCAGTTCCAAGGCCGGTCAAAGTAGCCGCTAAGTTTTTCATTTTCGTTATCCAAGTCAGTGTAATAGGCTCCGACCAATACGGAGCCCAAAATCTTATTGCTTTCTGCAAACCGCATCGCAGCGATGGCACCTGAGGAATGGCCGATTAGAATGGTATTTTTATCCGCGCCGAGCTCATCTTTCAAAAAAGGAATCCAATATGATTCACGTGCCAAGACGTTATCGGGAAATTCGCTGGCAATCACGGTCAAGCCAAGTTGTTTTAACTCGCGTTTCAGGTACGGAAACCAACTGTCATTGGGGCCACCCCCACCATTGCCTGGTATGAAAATTACTTTGGTATTTGAGATGGCAGTCATATGTGCCCATATTTATCCTAAAACCCAAAGACAGCAACAAGTGACTGTCCTGTTGCGATCCTAAGTGTGGGAAACCCGATTCGGAATATTCATCGCCAGGCTAACCGTTAAGAACGCCAAGAGCTGATTCTTGCCCTGCATCGAATCATTCACGCTTTCACATGGACTCGGACAAATGATCACAAAACCCTATGATTTGGTTCTTTTCGGCGCAAGTAGTTTTGTGGGGCAAATCACTGCACGTTATCTTGCTCAACACTATGGTTCAGGAAGTAACCTAACTTGGGCAATCGCAGGCCGCTCTCAGCAGAAGCTCGCGGAGCTTAAAAGCAGTTTTGGCCTAAAAGGCAGCGCCTTACCTATTATCGTTGCAGACGCCAATTCAGAAGGTGAACTTGTTGCCATGTGTAAGCAAGCAAGGGTCGTTATTTCTACCGTTGGGCCGTATGACTTATACGGTAGTAAATTAGTCGATGCATGCGCCAAGACAGGCACAGATTACGTTGATTTAACCGGTGAGAATCTTTGGGTTAAATCGATGATTGACCAGCACGAAAAGGCCGCTCAAAAGTCTGGCGCTCGAATCATCCATGGCTGCGGCTTTGACTCTATTCCAAGCGATATGGGCGTCTGGTTCTTACAACAGCATCTTAAAAACACTTTTGGAGAGACAGCAAACCATATCCAAATGCATGTACGTGCCATGAAGGGCGGCTTTTCCGGCGGCACCGTGGCAAGTCTGAGCAACCTGTTCGAGAAAGCTAGTAGTGATAAGAAACTGTTGCGCAAACTTTCGGACCCATACCTACTTTGTCCGCCCAATACGCCGCGCCAAGCGGGTCAAAAGCCGATTAGCAGCGCAAGCTTTGATAAGAAAACTCAATCCTGGATAGCGCCCTTTTTCATGTCACCCACCAACGAAGGCGTGGTACTGCGTTCCAATATGTTTAATCATTACGCTGATGATTTCGTATACCAAGAGGCCATGAGCTTTGGCAACAAAACCAAGAGTTCACCAATGGCCTACCTGGTAAGTGGCTCTCTAAAAACTTTTTTAGGTGCTATGGCGCTTAAACCCACCCGAACTGCCTTAAAATGGGTACTTCCAAAACCTGGCGAAGGCCCAAGCAAGAAATCGCAGGAAGCAGGATATTTTGATTTACGCTTTTTTGCCGAAACCCGCACTGGACGCGTCTTAAACGCCCAAGTTAAAGGGATCCGCGACCCTGGATACGGTGCAACCGCAAGAATGCTTGCAGAGGCAGCCATTTGCCTAACTCAAATGCCTAAATCTGATAACACCGGTGGAATTTGGACACCGGCCTCCATATTCGACCAGCGGCTTATCGATCGTCTGACCCAAAATGCGGGTATGACATTTCAAGTGCTGTAAGTTGAACAACAAATACTTACCCTAAAAACACAATTAAATTTCCACGCAATGCTATACTGTTAATACAGGAGGAAACACCATGCCTACTAAAAAAGCTTCGAAGAAAAAAACCACCAAAAAATAGTCACCATTAATCCCCAGCAGGAAATCTTTTTAATGAAATCTACTGGGGATTATCGAATTGCTTAAGCTGCTTTGAACGGAAGTACTGCGCCCGGATCCAGAACGACATACAGGCGGCGCCAGGGGTCGTTATTTACTAATTTCCACGAGTGACCACTGCCTGCTGTGTCCTCTGCCAGCAAGACGTCGCCTGGCCTCAGTGTAA
This sequence is a window from Myxococcota bacterium. Protein-coding genes within it:
- a CDS encoding saccharopine dehydrogenase NADP-binding domain-containing protein; its protein translation is MITKPYDLVLFGASSFVGQITARYLAQHYGSGSNLTWAIAGRSQQKLAELKSSFGLKGSALPIIVADANSEGELVAMCKQARVVISTVGPYDLYGSKLVDACAKTGTDYVDLTGENLWVKSMIDQHEKAAQKSGARIIHGCGFDSIPSDMGVWFLQQHLKNTFGETANHIQMHVRAMKGGFSGGTVASLSNLFEKASSDKKLLRKLSDPYLLCPPNTPRQAGQKPISSASFDKKTQSWIAPFFMSPTNEGVVLRSNMFNHYADDFVYQEAMSFGNKTKSSPMAYLVSGSLKTFLGAMALKPTRTALKWVLPKPGEGPSKKSQEAGYFDLRFFAETRTGRVLNAQVKGIRDPGYGATARMLAEAAICLTQMPKSDNTGGIWTPASIFDQRLIDRLTQNAGMTFQVL
- a CDS encoding alpha/beta fold hydrolase, whose translation is MTAISNTKVIFIPGNGGGGPNDSWFPYLKRELKQLGLTVIASEFPDNVLARESYWIPFLKDELGADKNTILIGHSSGAIAAMRFAESNKILGSVLVGAYYTDLDNENEKLSGYFDRPWNWAAIKQNQSWVALFASTDDPWIPIEEPRHIRDMLAPEYFEYSDQGHFGGDRVKESFPEIVQLIGKHV
- a CDS encoding SDR family oxidoreductase; this encodes MTQALFDLSGKTALITGASSGLGWGFAKCLSKAGAKVIIAARRKEQLEILKAELQSQGGQVDLLILDISKPEQIYPAIERLTNQGERIDILVNNAGVAQKTFIFNEVPEESFEANIQTNLTGLWHITKAVASHMKAWKIPGSIINISSVNGQNCLSAGSTGYSASKAGVIQLTKALVGELSPHQIRINCIAPGWFHTPMTDKYDPKMMAADNPLGFVGIPSDLDGVILLLACNRASRYITGIAVTVDGGISWGG